Proteins co-encoded in one Xiphophorus couchianus chromosome 3, X_couchianus-1.0, whole genome shotgun sequence genomic window:
- the u2af2a gene encoding U2 small nuclear RNA auxiliary factor 2a isoform X2, translating into MSDYDEFERQLSENKQAERDKENRHHRRSSSRSRSRERKRRSRDRDRRSRDRRGDSKERRHRRSSPSSYPQDKAGSRSPHREKKKKVKKYWDVPPPGFEHITPMQYKAMQAAGQIPATALLPTMTPDGLAVTPTPVPVVGSQMTRQARRLYVGNIPFGITEESMMDFFNAQMRLGGLTQAPGNPVLAVQINQDKNFAFLEFRSVDETTQAMAFDGIIFQGQSLKIRRPHDYQPLPGMSENPSVYVPGVVSTVVPDSAHKLFIGGLPNYLNDDQVKELLTSFGPLKAFNLVKDSATGLSKGYAFCEYVDVNLNDQAIAGLNGMQLGDKKLLVQRASVGSKNATLTTINQTPVTLQVPGLNSSVTQMGGLPTEVLCLMNMVAPEELLDDEEYEEIVEDVREECSKYGQVKSIEIPRPVDGLEVPGTGKIFVEFTSVFDSQKAMQGLTGRKFANRVVVTKYCDPDAYHRRDFW; encoded by the exons ATGTCGGACTACGACGAGTTTGAGAGACAGTTGTCTGAAAACAAGCAAG CGGAAAGGGACAAAGAGAACCGCCACCACCGCCGCTCCTCGTCCCGCAGCCGCAGCAGAGAGAGGAAACGGAGAAGCAGAGACAGGGACAGACGCAGCAGGGACCGCCGTGGAGACAGTAAGGAGCGAAGACACAGGCGCAG CTCACCATCCAGCTACCCCCAAGACAAAGCTGGAAG CCGTTCTCCTCATcgtgagaagaagaagaaggtgaagAAGTACTGGGATGTCCCTCCACCGGGTTTTGAACACATCACTCCCATGCAGTACAAAGCCATGCAAG CGGCCGGACAGATCCCAGCCACGGCCCTGCTGCCCACCATGACCCCAGATGGCCTGGCTGTTACTCCCACCCCGGTGCCTGTGGTGGGCAGTCAGATGACCCGGCAGGCTCGCCGCCTCTATGTGGGCAACATCCCATTTGGCATCACAGAG GAATCTATGATGGACTTTTTTAATGCTCAGATGCGTTTGGGGGGTCTGACTCAGGCCCCTGGGAATCCTGTGCTTGCAGTACAGATCAACCAGGATAAGAACTTTGCCTTCCTGGAG TTCCGTTCGGTGGATGAAACAACACAGGCTATGGCCTTTGATGGCATCATCTTTCAAGGCCAGAGCCTGAAAATCCGCCGCCCGCACGATTACCAGCCCTTGCCTGGCATGAGCGAGAACCCCAGTGTCTATGTGCCGG GTGTGGTGTCCACAGTGGTGCCAGATTCGGCTCACAAGCTCTTTATAGGTGGTTTGCCGAACTACCTGAATGATGACCAG gTGAAAGAATTGTTGACATCATTTGGCCCGCTGAAGGCCTTTAATCTGGTGAAAGACAGCGCCACAGGCCTGTCTAAAGGATACGCTTTCTGTGAATATGTTGACGTCAACTTAAATGATCAG GCTATTGCCGGGTTGAACGGCATGCAGCTGGGAGACAAGAAGCTCCTGGTGCAGAGAGCCAGCGTGGGCTCCAAGAACGCCACTCTG aCAACCATAAACCAGACGCCTGTGACGCTGCAGGTACCGGGTCTGAACAGCTCTGTGACTCAGATGGGCGGCCTGCCCACTGAAGTGCTGTGTCTGATGAACATGGTGGCCCCAGAGGAGCTCCTGGATGATGAAGAATATGAGGAGATTGTGGAAGACGTGAGGGAGGAGTGCAGCAAGTACGGCCAAGTCAAGAGCATCGAGATACCTCGCCCTGTGGACGGCCTGGAGGTGCCCGGGACCGGCAAG ATCTTTGTggagtttacttcagtttttgACTCCCAGAAGGCCATGCAGGGGCTGACAGGAAGGAAGTTTGCCAACAGGGTGGTCGTGACAAAATACTGCGATCCAGATGCTTATCACCGCCGGGACTTCTGGTAG
- the u2af2a gene encoding U2 small nuclear RNA auxiliary factor 2a isoform X4: MSDYDEFERQLSENKQAERDKENRHHRRSSSRSRSRERKRRSRDRDRRSRDRRGDSKERRHRRSRSPHREKKKKVKKYWDVPPPGFEHITPMQYKAMQAAGQIPATALLPTMTPDGLAVTPTPVPVVGSQMTRQARRLYVGNIPFGITEESMMDFFNAQMRLGGLTQAPGNPVLAVQINQDKNFAFLEFRSVDETTQAMAFDGIIFQGQSLKIRRPHDYQPLPGMSENPSVYVPGVVSTVVPDSAHKLFIGGLPNYLNDDQVKELLTSFGPLKAFNLVKDSATGLSKGYAFCEYVDVNLNDQAIAGLNGMQLGDKKLLVQRASVGSKNATLTTINQTPVTLQVPGLNSSVTQMGGLPTEVLCLMNMVAPEELLDDEEYEEIVEDVREECSKYGQVKSIEIPRPVDGLEVPGTGKIFVEFTSVFDSQKAMQGLTGRKFANRVVVTKYCDPDAYHRRDFW, translated from the exons ATGTCGGACTACGACGAGTTTGAGAGACAGTTGTCTGAAAACAAGCAAG CGGAAAGGGACAAAGAGAACCGCCACCACCGCCGCTCCTCGTCCCGCAGCCGCAGCAGAGAGAGGAAACGGAGAAGCAGAGACAGGGACAGACGCAGCAGGGACCGCCGTGGAGACAGTAAGGAGCGAAGACACAGGCGCAG CCGTTCTCCTCATcgtgagaagaagaagaaggtgaagAAGTACTGGGATGTCCCTCCACCGGGTTTTGAACACATCACTCCCATGCAGTACAAAGCCATGCAAG CGGCCGGACAGATCCCAGCCACGGCCCTGCTGCCCACCATGACCCCAGATGGCCTGGCTGTTACTCCCACCCCGGTGCCTGTGGTGGGCAGTCAGATGACCCGGCAGGCTCGCCGCCTCTATGTGGGCAACATCCCATTTGGCATCACAGAG GAATCTATGATGGACTTTTTTAATGCTCAGATGCGTTTGGGGGGTCTGACTCAGGCCCCTGGGAATCCTGTGCTTGCAGTACAGATCAACCAGGATAAGAACTTTGCCTTCCTGGAG TTCCGTTCGGTGGATGAAACAACACAGGCTATGGCCTTTGATGGCATCATCTTTCAAGGCCAGAGCCTGAAAATCCGCCGCCCGCACGATTACCAGCCCTTGCCTGGCATGAGCGAGAACCCCAGTGTCTATGTGCCGG GTGTGGTGTCCACAGTGGTGCCAGATTCGGCTCACAAGCTCTTTATAGGTGGTTTGCCGAACTACCTGAATGATGACCAG gTGAAAGAATTGTTGACATCATTTGGCCCGCTGAAGGCCTTTAATCTGGTGAAAGACAGCGCCACAGGCCTGTCTAAAGGATACGCTTTCTGTGAATATGTTGACGTCAACTTAAATGATCAG GCTATTGCCGGGTTGAACGGCATGCAGCTGGGAGACAAGAAGCTCCTGGTGCAGAGAGCCAGCGTGGGCTCCAAGAACGCCACTCTG aCAACCATAAACCAGACGCCTGTGACGCTGCAGGTACCGGGTCTGAACAGCTCTGTGACTCAGATGGGCGGCCTGCCCACTGAAGTGCTGTGTCTGATGAACATGGTGGCCCCAGAGGAGCTCCTGGATGATGAAGAATATGAGGAGATTGTGGAAGACGTGAGGGAGGAGTGCAGCAAGTACGGCCAAGTCAAGAGCATCGAGATACCTCGCCCTGTGGACGGCCTGGAGGTGCCCGGGACCGGCAAG ATCTTTGTggagtttacttcagtttttgACTCCCAGAAGGCCATGCAGGGGCTGACAGGAAGGAAGTTTGCCAACAGGGTGGTCGTGACAAAATACTGCGATCCAGATGCTTATCACCGCCGGGACTTCTGGTAG
- the u2af2a gene encoding U2 small nuclear RNA auxiliary factor 2a isoform X3: protein MSDYDEFERQLSENKQAERDKENRHHRRSSSRSRSRERKRRSRDRDRRSRDRRGDSKERRHRRSRSPHREKKKKVKKYWDVPPPGFEHITPMQYKAMQAAGQIPATALLPTMTPDGLAVTPTPVPVVGSQMTRQARRLYVGNIPFGITEESMMDFFNAQMRLGGLTQAPGNPVLAVQINQDKNFAFLEFRSVDETTQAMAFDGIIFQGQSLKIRRPHDYQPLPGMSENPSVYVPGTQTINGVVSTVVPDSAHKLFIGGLPNYLNDDQVKELLTSFGPLKAFNLVKDSATGLSKGYAFCEYVDVNLNDQAIAGLNGMQLGDKKLLVQRASVGSKNATLTTINQTPVTLQVPGLNSSVTQMGGLPTEVLCLMNMVAPEELLDDEEYEEIVEDVREECSKYGQVKSIEIPRPVDGLEVPGTGKIFVEFTSVFDSQKAMQGLTGRKFANRVVVTKYCDPDAYHRRDFW, encoded by the exons ATGTCGGACTACGACGAGTTTGAGAGACAGTTGTCTGAAAACAAGCAAG CGGAAAGGGACAAAGAGAACCGCCACCACCGCCGCTCCTCGTCCCGCAGCCGCAGCAGAGAGAGGAAACGGAGAAGCAGAGACAGGGACAGACGCAGCAGGGACCGCCGTGGAGACAGTAAGGAGCGAAGACACAGGCGCAG CCGTTCTCCTCATcgtgagaagaagaagaaggtgaagAAGTACTGGGATGTCCCTCCACCGGGTTTTGAACACATCACTCCCATGCAGTACAAAGCCATGCAAG CGGCCGGACAGATCCCAGCCACGGCCCTGCTGCCCACCATGACCCCAGATGGCCTGGCTGTTACTCCCACCCCGGTGCCTGTGGTGGGCAGTCAGATGACCCGGCAGGCTCGCCGCCTCTATGTGGGCAACATCCCATTTGGCATCACAGAG GAATCTATGATGGACTTTTTTAATGCTCAGATGCGTTTGGGGGGTCTGACTCAGGCCCCTGGGAATCCTGTGCTTGCAGTACAGATCAACCAGGATAAGAACTTTGCCTTCCTGGAG TTCCGTTCGGTGGATGAAACAACACAGGCTATGGCCTTTGATGGCATCATCTTTCAAGGCCAGAGCCTGAAAATCCGCCGCCCGCACGATTACCAGCCCTTGCCTGGCATGAGCGAGAACCCCAGTGTCTATGTGCCGGGTACACAGACAATTAATG GTGTGGTGTCCACAGTGGTGCCAGATTCGGCTCACAAGCTCTTTATAGGTGGTTTGCCGAACTACCTGAATGATGACCAG gTGAAAGAATTGTTGACATCATTTGGCCCGCTGAAGGCCTTTAATCTGGTGAAAGACAGCGCCACAGGCCTGTCTAAAGGATACGCTTTCTGTGAATATGTTGACGTCAACTTAAATGATCAG GCTATTGCCGGGTTGAACGGCATGCAGCTGGGAGACAAGAAGCTCCTGGTGCAGAGAGCCAGCGTGGGCTCCAAGAACGCCACTCTG aCAACCATAAACCAGACGCCTGTGACGCTGCAGGTACCGGGTCTGAACAGCTCTGTGACTCAGATGGGCGGCCTGCCCACTGAAGTGCTGTGTCTGATGAACATGGTGGCCCCAGAGGAGCTCCTGGATGATGAAGAATATGAGGAGATTGTGGAAGACGTGAGGGAGGAGTGCAGCAAGTACGGCCAAGTCAAGAGCATCGAGATACCTCGCCCTGTGGACGGCCTGGAGGTGCCCGGGACCGGCAAG ATCTTTGTggagtttacttcagtttttgACTCCCAGAAGGCCATGCAGGGGCTGACAGGAAGGAAGTTTGCCAACAGGGTGGTCGTGACAAAATACTGCGATCCAGATGCTTATCACCGCCGGGACTTCTGGTAG
- the u2af2a gene encoding U2 small nuclear RNA auxiliary factor 2a isoform X1, producing MSDYDEFERQLSENKQAERDKENRHHRRSSSRSRSRERKRRSRDRDRRSRDRRGDSKERRHRRSSPSSYPQDKAGSRSPHREKKKKVKKYWDVPPPGFEHITPMQYKAMQAAGQIPATALLPTMTPDGLAVTPTPVPVVGSQMTRQARRLYVGNIPFGITEESMMDFFNAQMRLGGLTQAPGNPVLAVQINQDKNFAFLEFRSVDETTQAMAFDGIIFQGQSLKIRRPHDYQPLPGMSENPSVYVPGTQTINGVVSTVVPDSAHKLFIGGLPNYLNDDQVKELLTSFGPLKAFNLVKDSATGLSKGYAFCEYVDVNLNDQAIAGLNGMQLGDKKLLVQRASVGSKNATLTTINQTPVTLQVPGLNSSVTQMGGLPTEVLCLMNMVAPEELLDDEEYEEIVEDVREECSKYGQVKSIEIPRPVDGLEVPGTGKIFVEFTSVFDSQKAMQGLTGRKFANRVVVTKYCDPDAYHRRDFW from the exons ATGTCGGACTACGACGAGTTTGAGAGACAGTTGTCTGAAAACAAGCAAG CGGAAAGGGACAAAGAGAACCGCCACCACCGCCGCTCCTCGTCCCGCAGCCGCAGCAGAGAGAGGAAACGGAGAAGCAGAGACAGGGACAGACGCAGCAGGGACCGCCGTGGAGACAGTAAGGAGCGAAGACACAGGCGCAG CTCACCATCCAGCTACCCCCAAGACAAAGCTGGAAG CCGTTCTCCTCATcgtgagaagaagaagaaggtgaagAAGTACTGGGATGTCCCTCCACCGGGTTTTGAACACATCACTCCCATGCAGTACAAAGCCATGCAAG CGGCCGGACAGATCCCAGCCACGGCCCTGCTGCCCACCATGACCCCAGATGGCCTGGCTGTTACTCCCACCCCGGTGCCTGTGGTGGGCAGTCAGATGACCCGGCAGGCTCGCCGCCTCTATGTGGGCAACATCCCATTTGGCATCACAGAG GAATCTATGATGGACTTTTTTAATGCTCAGATGCGTTTGGGGGGTCTGACTCAGGCCCCTGGGAATCCTGTGCTTGCAGTACAGATCAACCAGGATAAGAACTTTGCCTTCCTGGAG TTCCGTTCGGTGGATGAAACAACACAGGCTATGGCCTTTGATGGCATCATCTTTCAAGGCCAGAGCCTGAAAATCCGCCGCCCGCACGATTACCAGCCCTTGCCTGGCATGAGCGAGAACCCCAGTGTCTATGTGCCGGGTACACAGACAATTAATG GTGTGGTGTCCACAGTGGTGCCAGATTCGGCTCACAAGCTCTTTATAGGTGGTTTGCCGAACTACCTGAATGATGACCAG gTGAAAGAATTGTTGACATCATTTGGCCCGCTGAAGGCCTTTAATCTGGTGAAAGACAGCGCCACAGGCCTGTCTAAAGGATACGCTTTCTGTGAATATGTTGACGTCAACTTAAATGATCAG GCTATTGCCGGGTTGAACGGCATGCAGCTGGGAGACAAGAAGCTCCTGGTGCAGAGAGCCAGCGTGGGCTCCAAGAACGCCACTCTG aCAACCATAAACCAGACGCCTGTGACGCTGCAGGTACCGGGTCTGAACAGCTCTGTGACTCAGATGGGCGGCCTGCCCACTGAAGTGCTGTGTCTGATGAACATGGTGGCCCCAGAGGAGCTCCTGGATGATGAAGAATATGAGGAGATTGTGGAAGACGTGAGGGAGGAGTGCAGCAAGTACGGCCAAGTCAAGAGCATCGAGATACCTCGCCCTGTGGACGGCCTGGAGGTGCCCGGGACCGGCAAG ATCTTTGTggagtttacttcagtttttgACTCCCAGAAGGCCATGCAGGGGCTGACAGGAAGGAAGTTTGCCAACAGGGTGGTCGTGACAAAATACTGCGATCCAGATGCTTATCACCGCCGGGACTTCTGGTAG